A genomic stretch from Anabrus simplex isolate iqAnaSimp1 chromosome 2, ASM4041472v1, whole genome shotgun sequence includes:
- the LOC136864890 gene encoding uncharacterized protein, with amino-acid sequence MEYSTVSAIVTEVCEATWRCLQPTYLPEQTQDMWEENIKGFYEKCQFPNCIGSLDGKHVQIKRPSKSGLTYFNYLHSYSTVLLAIADHDSKFTCIDIGSYGKNSDGGIFEAASMAKIPNRGTLNVPESRPLQGQNESTPCVLASNEAFPLHPYLMRQFPYRHSRNEELKEKYNKRLCRARRTVENVFGILVQKWRVFLRPLEIKVDTAKLTVKTACVLCNYLKSKNSEEKFDHVLQPTALNMGAFRNLNLHPRRPANFAFEIRK; translated from the coding sequence ATGGAGTATTCTACGGTCAGTGCAATAGTGACTGAAGTCTGTGAGGCCACATGGAGATGTTTGCAACCTACGTATCTTCCAGAACAAACGCAAGACATGTGGGAAGAAAATATAAAAGGTTTCTACGAAAAATGTCAGTTTCCGAATTGCATTGGAAGCCTTGATGGAAAGCATGTGCAAATCAAACGACCCAGCAAAAGTGGTTTGACATATTTCAATTATTTGCACTCATACTCTACTGTTCTCCTGGCAATTGCTGATCACGACAGTAAGTTTACTTGTATTGATATAGGAAGCTATGGAAAAAATAGTGATGGTGGTATTTTCGAGGCTGCTTCTATGGCAAAAATACCGAATCGTGGCACGTTGAATGTGCCAGAAAGTAGACCGCTGCAGGGACAAAATGAGTCCACACCATGCGTCTTGGCTAGCAATGAAGCATTCCCACTCCACCCATACTTGATGCGGCAATTCCCATACAGACACTCCAGAAACGAAGAACTTAAAGAAAAGTACAACAAGAGGTTATGCCGTGCTAGACGCACAGTCGAGAATGTATTTGGTATTTTAGTGCAGAAATGGAGAGTTTTCTTAAGGCCTTTAGAAATTAAGGTTGATACTGCAAAACTAACTGTCAAAACTGCATGtgttctttgtaattatttaaaatcAAAGAACTCTGAAGAAAAATTTGATCACGTTCTTCAACCAACTGCTCTGAATATGGGAGCCTTTCGAAACCTAAACTTGCATCCTCGAAGGCCAGCTAATTTCGCATTTGAGATCCGTAAATGA